Proteins encoded within one genomic window of Cellulomonas xiejunii:
- a CDS encoding PH domain-containing protein, which produces MEPTTVAAWTLLQEIPIPPDVTDLLIEGEQAVAAFKTFRDSAVFTTRRLIVRDAQGMTGKKVEIYSLPYSSINMWSSENAGRLFDVNAELELWTRAGHIKVKLGKEVDIRRLDKLIAWAVLQG; this is translated from the coding sequence GTGGAACCGACCACCGTCGCCGCATGGACGTTGCTGCAGGAGATCCCGATCCCGCCGGACGTCACCGACCTGCTCATCGAGGGTGAGCAGGCGGTCGCAGCGTTCAAGACCTTCCGCGACAGCGCGGTCTTCACGACGCGGCGCCTGATCGTCCGCGACGCGCAGGGCATGACCGGCAAGAAGGTCGAGATCTACTCCCTGCCGTACAGCTCGATCAACATGTGGTCGTCCGAGAACGCGGGCCGCCTGTTCGACGTGAACGCCGAGCTCGAGCTGTGGACCCGTGCCGGCCACATCAAGGTCAAGCTCGGGAAGGAGGTCGACATCCGGCGGCTCGACAAGCTCATCGCCTGGGCCGTGCTCCAGGGCTGA
- a CDS encoding NAD-dependent epimerase/dehydratase family protein, whose product MALRTLFIGGTGIISTEAARRAVAEGVDVTLLNRGRSSTRPVPDGARVLHADVRDPESVRAALGDLEFDAVVEFTAFTPEHVQTDLDLFTGRTGQYVFISSASAYQTPPTHLPVVESTPLRNPFWEYSRNKIACEDLLVRAYRDTGLPMTIVRPSHTYDATLVPMDGGWTVVDRMRRGLEVVVPGDGTSRWTITHSADVAVGLVGLLGREEAIGEAFHITGDEAPSWDQIFLAMAAAAGVDEPRLVHVASDAIAAADPELGAGILGDKAHTMIFDNTKIRRLVPQFSPRIPFTQGAREIVAWHDADPARRVVDPQFEALTERLLEAYRPRPL is encoded by the coding sequence ATGGCACTGCGCACTCTGTTCATCGGTGGGACCGGCATCATCAGCACGGAGGCGGCCCGGCGGGCGGTCGCGGAGGGTGTCGACGTCACCCTGCTCAACCGGGGGCGCTCCTCGACGCGCCCGGTGCCGGACGGCGCCCGCGTCCTGCACGCCGACGTCCGCGATCCGGAGTCCGTCCGCGCTGCGCTGGGCGACCTCGAGTTCGACGCCGTCGTGGAGTTCACGGCGTTCACCCCCGAGCACGTCCAGACCGACCTCGACCTGTTCACCGGCCGCACCGGGCAGTACGTGTTCATCAGCTCCGCGTCGGCGTACCAGACGCCGCCCACGCACCTGCCGGTCGTCGAGTCGACGCCGCTGCGCAACCCGTTCTGGGAGTACTCCCGCAACAAGATCGCGTGCGAGGACCTCCTGGTCCGCGCGTACCGCGACACCGGCCTGCCGATGACGATCGTGCGCCCGTCGCACACCTACGACGCCACGCTCGTGCCGATGGACGGCGGCTGGACGGTCGTCGACCGGATGCGCCGCGGCCTGGAGGTCGTCGTGCCCGGGGACGGGACCTCGCGGTGGACGATCACGCACAGCGCGGACGTCGCGGTCGGGCTGGTCGGGCTGCTGGGGCGCGAGGAGGCGATCGGCGAGGCGTTCCACATCACCGGCGACGAGGCCCCGTCGTGGGACCAGATCTTCCTCGCGATGGCCGCCGCGGCCGGTGTCGACGAGCCGCGGCTGGTGCACGTCGCGTCCGACGCGATCGCCGCCGCCGACCCCGAGCTGGGCGCCGGGATCCTCGGCGACAAGGCGCACACGATGATCTTCGACAACACGAAGATCCGGCGGCTGGTCCCGCAGTTCTCGCCCCGCATCCCGTTCACGCAGGGCGCCCGCGAGATCGTCGCGTGGCACGACGCGGACCCCGCCCGCCGGGTGGTCGACCCGCAGTTCGAGGCCCTCACCGAGCGGCTGCTGGAGGCGTACCGACCCCGGCCGCTGTGA
- a CDS encoding ABC transporter ATP-binding protein: MVIEMLQVGRRFGRRQVLQGVDLTAREGAVTGLLGPNGAGKSTTLRVLLGLLRPHGGQVRLFGEPWRREHLARVGASVDGPSFYGHLTGRQNVALHARLVGVGAAAVGEALETVGLGAAADQRASGYSTGMRSRLALAIALLGDPDLVVLDEPQNGLDPSGVREVRELVRRLARDGRTVLFSSHLLSEVAAVADDVTCLAAGRTVFAGPLSALAPDGDLESAYFQVTAGRAAR, encoded by the coding sequence ATGGTGATCGAGATGCTCCAGGTGGGGCGCCGGTTCGGGCGCCGTCAGGTCCTGCAGGGGGTCGACCTCACGGCACGCGAGGGCGCCGTGACAGGACTGCTCGGACCCAACGGCGCGGGGAAGTCGACGACGCTGAGGGTCCTGCTCGGGCTGCTGCGCCCCCACGGGGGCCAGGTACGCCTGTTCGGGGAGCCCTGGCGGCGGGAGCACCTGGCCCGCGTCGGCGCGTCGGTCGACGGTCCCAGCTTCTACGGGCACCTCACCGGCCGTCAGAACGTCGCGCTGCATGCGCGGCTCGTCGGGGTCGGGGCGGCCGCGGTCGGTGAGGCACTGGAGACCGTCGGCCTGGGCGCCGCAGCGGACCAGCGTGCCAGCGGGTACTCGACGGGCATGCGCAGCAGGCTCGCCCTGGCGATCGCACTACTGGGCGACCCGGATCTCGTCGTCCTGGACGAGCCGCAGAACGGCCTGGACCCGTCGGGTGTGCGCGAGGTGCGGGAGCTGGTGCGGCGCCTCGCCCGCGACGGGCGCACCGTCCTCTTCTCGTCGCACCTGCTGTCCGAGGTCGCCGCCGTCGCCGACGACGTGACGTGCCTCGCCGCGGGTCGGACGGTGTTCGCCGGGCCGCTCAGCGCGCTGGCGCCGGACGGCGACCTGGAGTCCGCGTACTTCCAGGTCACCGCGGGAAGGGCGGCGCGGTGA
- a CDS encoding sensor histidine kinase, which produces MAPDDGRARPAPRRRFVLGRTTRLDLFLALAGLAVSALEWWVALTAGGDVHDVVLAAASTGLSGCLLLRNARPVAVGVVTTGLLAALAMNQALADRVLSTSVLLLATPLVLISVTRGARSGAVGAVALAVGVVGSAVSPVVQVSEAPLWTYTAHVALLVAVWLWAWRRRQDAAARRREVAANVALARAQERNRLSAELHDVLGHSLTVIHAQANAELARRPGPGEQAAALESIRDIAKASLRDVRLLVGALRDAVDTLPVRLVALDDIVRTARAAGLVVTAHLPDRATLQQWDDELSPALALTLARCLQEGLTNMLRHGRPGGAASVALSRDVEGIRMTMSNTTGSQADRGAGVGLVGLRERARAHGGEVRAVHDGDRFVLDVRLPVA; this is translated from the coding sequence GTGGCTCCCGACGACGGTCGCGCTCGGCCCGCGCCGCGCCGACGCTTCGTCCTGGGTCGCACGACCCGTCTCGACCTGTTCCTCGCGCTGGCCGGGCTGGCCGTGTCCGCGCTCGAGTGGTGGGTCGCGCTCACTGCCGGCGGAGACGTCCACGACGTCGTGCTGGCGGCGGCGTCCACCGGGCTGAGCGGCTGCCTGCTGCTCCGGAACGCGCGCCCCGTCGCGGTCGGCGTCGTGACCACCGGCCTGCTCGCCGCGCTCGCGATGAACCAGGCGCTCGCCGACCGGGTGCTGAGCACGTCCGTCCTGCTCCTCGCCACCCCGCTCGTGCTGATCTCCGTCACCCGCGGCGCCCGGTCCGGCGCCGTCGGCGCCGTCGCGCTCGCCGTCGGGGTCGTGGGCAGCGCCGTCAGTCCCGTGGTCCAGGTGTCCGAAGCTCCCCTGTGGACGTACACGGCGCACGTGGCCCTCCTCGTTGCCGTGTGGCTCTGGGCGTGGCGGCGGCGGCAGGACGCGGCCGCCCGCCGGCGGGAGGTCGCCGCGAACGTCGCCCTGGCCCGCGCGCAGGAGCGCAACCGTCTGAGCGCGGAGCTGCACGACGTCCTCGGGCACAGCCTCACGGTCATCCACGCCCAGGCCAACGCCGAGCTCGCGCGCCGCCCGGGGCCGGGCGAGCAGGCGGCGGCCCTGGAGTCGATCCGTGACATCGCCAAGGCCTCCCTGCGGGACGTGCGGTTGCTCGTCGGGGCCCTGCGCGACGCCGTCGACACGCTGCCGGTCCGTCTGGTCGCTCTCGACGACATCGTGCGCACCGCGCGGGCCGCAGGGCTGGTGGTGACGGCCCACCTCCCGGACCGCGCGACGCTCCAGCAGTGGGACGACGAGCTGTCGCCCGCGCTCGCGCTGACCCTGGCACGCTGCCTGCAGGAAGGGCTGACCAACATGCTGCGTCACGGGCGGCCCGGTGGGGCGGCGTCGGTGGCGCTGTCGCGGGACGTCGAGGGGATCAGGATGACCATGTCGAACACGACCGGCTCGCAGGCCGACCGCGGCGCAGGGGTGGGCCTCGTCGGGCTGCGGGAACGGGCACGGGCGCACGGCGGCGAGGTCCGGGCCGTTCACGACGGCGACCGCTTCGTCCTGGACGTCAGGCTCCCGGTCGCATGA
- a CDS encoding response regulator, whose product MTRRREPIRVAVVDDQRLLVSAFSVLVGTASDMVVVGTALDGAAAVELCRSCTVDVVLMDIKMPVLDGVEATRRVRALPDPPAVLVLTTFDRDDYVMAALRAGAAGFLLKDAGTGEFLDGIRRVHAGQTVLAPEATSHVVAAALRTEERAATATATTAPTDPREAAPRTLIARALSTTTPREREVLALVGAGLTNQEISRRLYVAETTVKTHVSSLLGKLQCRDRIALAVLAHRSGVATEPPA is encoded by the coding sequence ATGACCCGGCGGCGGGAACCCATCCGGGTGGCGGTGGTCGACGACCAGCGCCTGCTCGTGTCGGCGTTCTCGGTGCTCGTCGGGACGGCGTCGGACATGGTCGTCGTCGGGACCGCGCTCGACGGCGCCGCGGCCGTCGAGCTGTGCCGGAGCTGCACGGTCGACGTGGTCCTCATGGACATCAAGATGCCGGTGCTCGACGGTGTCGAGGCGACCCGCCGCGTCCGTGCGCTGCCGGATCCTCCCGCGGTGCTCGTCCTCACGACCTTCGACCGGGACGACTACGTGATGGCGGCGCTCCGAGCCGGCGCCGCGGGCTTCCTGCTCAAGGACGCCGGCACGGGCGAGTTCCTCGACGGTATCCGCCGCGTCCACGCGGGTCAGACGGTCCTGGCGCCGGAGGCGACGTCCCACGTTGTCGCGGCGGCATTGCGCACCGAGGAGCGTGCGGCGACCGCCACCGCGACCACGGCGCCGACGGATCCACGGGAGGCTGCGCCCCGGACGCTCATCGCGCGGGCCCTGTCCACGACGACCCCTCGCGAGCGCGAGGTGCTGGCCCTCGTGGGCGCCGGTCTCACCAACCAGGAGATCTCCCGCCGCCTGTACGTCGCGGAGACGACCGTGAAGACGCACGTGAGCAGCCTCCTCGGCAAGCTCCAGTGCCGCGACCGGATCGCGCTCGCCGTCCTGGCGCACCGGTCCGGGGTGGCGACGGAGCCGCCGGCGTGA
- a CDS encoding GNAT family N-acetyltransferase: MPLTADPVVPMSRWDEFGQPTLAADGLVLRPWRREDAAAVRAAYDDDAIRRWHARTMTDEDEARAWIDGKNAAWREGTAAEWAVVMPVVRVDEPAREGSPSEGGSGRVVGRAALNDLNLFEGYAALAYWVVPEARRRRVALRAATEVMRWAFEDLGLHRVEVEHSTRNPASCRVAELLGCRAEGVLRGYGLHADGHHDMHLHARLRTDA; the protein is encoded by the coding sequence GTGCCTCTGACTGCCGACCCGGTTGTTCCCATGAGCCGGTGGGACGAGTTCGGCCAACCCACCCTGGCCGCTGACGGACTCGTCCTTCGCCCGTGGCGTCGGGAGGACGCAGCCGCCGTTCGCGCCGCCTACGACGACGACGCGATCCGCCGGTGGCACGCGCGCACGATGACCGACGAGGACGAGGCCCGAGCGTGGATCGACGGCAAGAACGCCGCGTGGCGCGAAGGCACCGCCGCCGAGTGGGCGGTCGTGATGCCGGTAGTTCGCGTCGATGAACCCGCGCGGGAGGGCAGCCCGTCGGAGGGCGGCTCCGGTCGTGTGGTGGGTCGCGCCGCTCTGAATGACCTGAACCTGTTCGAGGGCTACGCCGCGCTGGCCTACTGGGTCGTCCCGGAGGCTCGTCGACGCCGCGTCGCTCTCCGTGCGGCCACGGAGGTGATGCGCTGGGCGTTCGAGGACCTCGGGCTGCACCGCGTCGAGGTCGAGCACTCCACCCGCAACCCTGCGTCGTGCCGCGTCGCGGAGCTGCTCGGCTGCCGCGCCGAGGGCGTCCTGCGCGGTTACGGGCTGCACGCCGACGGCCACCACGACATGCACCTGCACGCTCGTCTCCGCACCGACGCCTGA
- a CDS encoding YciI family protein — MTQYAIYFHQQWVGDHPAEWFRSRVEPSTAVVRDMEAAGVLVFAGGLDEDLADAFSADATSGTLSITDGPYTETVEQLGGITIIDVPDLETAKMWAGRVAEGCGWPQEVRVIR; from the coding sequence ATGACGCAGTACGCGATCTACTTCCACCAGCAGTGGGTGGGGGACCACCCGGCCGAGTGGTTCCGGTCCCGCGTGGAGCCCAGCACGGCGGTCGTCCGTGACATGGAGGCGGCCGGGGTCCTCGTGTTCGCCGGCGGGCTCGACGAGGACCTCGCCGACGCGTTCAGTGCCGACGCGACGAGCGGGACCCTGTCGATCACCGACGGCCCCTACACCGAGACGGTCGAGCAGCTGGGCGGGATCACGATCATCGACGTGCCCGACCTGGAGACGGCCAAGATGTGGGCGGGCCGGGTCGCCGAGGGGTGCGGCTGGCCCCAGGAGGTCCGCGTCATCCGGTAG
- a CDS encoding histidine phosphatase family protein: MRLLLLRHGQTPSNVRGLVDTGVPGARLTALGERQAAAVPAALEGRRIDAIAVSTLVRTALTAAPLADRLNLAPTTYDGLREVDAGDLEMSSGHEAHQAYLSTVFAWARGDTHRRMPGGPDGATFLARFDDAVAQVVSAGGSTVVVVSHGAAIRCWAAARVAGLDVDDVEQRPLANTGAIEIDGDPASGWRLVAWSTDPLGGPTLRDDAGEDPTGEPLDA; this comes from the coding sequence ATGCGTCTCTTGCTGCTGCGGCACGGCCAGACCCCGTCGAACGTGCGAGGACTCGTCGACACCGGCGTCCCGGGCGCGCGGCTCACCGCGCTGGGCGAGCGTCAGGCCGCGGCGGTGCCGGCGGCGCTGGAGGGCCGCCGGATCGACGCGATCGCGGTCTCGACCCTGGTGCGCACGGCGCTCACCGCGGCTCCGCTCGCGGACCGGCTGAACCTCGCGCCGACGACCTACGACGGGCTGCGGGAGGTGGACGCCGGTGACCTGGAGATGTCCAGCGGCCACGAGGCGCACCAGGCCTACCTCTCGACGGTGTTCGCCTGGGCACGCGGCGACACGCACCGGCGCATGCCGGGCGGGCCCGATGGCGCGACCTTCCTGGCGCGGTTCGACGACGCCGTCGCGCAGGTCGTCTCCGCAGGCGGGAGCACGGTGGTCGTGGTCTCGCACGGAGCGGCCATCCGCTGCTGGGCGGCCGCCCGCGTCGCGGGTCTCGACGTCGACGACGTCGAGCAGAGGCCGCTGGCCAACACCGGTGCGATCGAGATCGACGGCGACCCGGCCAGCGGATGGCGGCTCGTCGCGTGGTCGACCGACCCTCTGGGCGGCCCGACGCTGCGCGACGACGCGGGCGAGGATCCGACCGGCGAGCCGCTCGACGCGTGA
- a CDS encoding ankyrin repeat domain-containing protein encodes MPLLPAHADLAQLRLQAKDLLRAARRGEASALARVHAVSAALSLSSAQLALAREHRFASWAQLKLEVERRAILDSADATRLADLLAAHPELAVQRMTGWRDHPHGASPLAYVAMMRFDTSRNVWRAVPGTGALARALVDAGAPVEGDPLDAETPLMTAASYGDAEVARVLIEAGADLDATALPTAGGVPVGTALRHAVVFGMTDVVNLLAAAGASDLVHAAAAGDLSGMLTPETSEEDRVAALRSAAAHGRLDVIDQLIAASTPVDGIDRDGSTALHAAAFWGRADSVERLLVHGADPARRDTRFGSTPLGWCQHQSEQVGSGRGHDEVKEVLRPITPSAS; translated from the coding sequence ATGCCTCTTCTCCCTGCGCACGCCGACCTCGCGCAGCTCCGGCTCCAGGCCAAGGACCTCCTGCGGGCGGCCAGACGCGGTGAAGCGTCCGCCCTGGCCCGAGTGCATGCTGTCTCGGCCGCGCTCAGCCTGAGCTCCGCACAGCTGGCACTGGCCCGTGAGCACAGGTTCGCGAGCTGGGCCCAGCTGAAGCTCGAGGTCGAGCGACGAGCGATCCTGGACAGCGCCGACGCGACTCGGCTCGCCGACCTGCTCGCCGCCCACCCGGAGCTCGCGGTGCAACGGATGACTGGCTGGCGTGACCACCCGCACGGAGCGAGCCCCCTTGCCTACGTGGCGATGATGCGCTTCGACACCTCCCGGAACGTCTGGCGTGCAGTGCCTGGGACAGGTGCGCTTGCCCGCGCCCTGGTCGACGCCGGTGCACCGGTGGAAGGCGACCCCCTCGACGCGGAGACGCCTCTGATGACCGCGGCCAGCTACGGCGACGCAGAGGTGGCCCGTGTCCTCATCGAAGCCGGCGCAGACCTGGACGCCACCGCGTTGCCCACGGCCGGTGGAGTCCCGGTGGGCACCGCCCTTCGACATGCTGTCGTCTTCGGCATGACGGACGTCGTCAACCTCCTCGCCGCCGCCGGCGCGAGCGACCTGGTGCACGCCGCGGCCGCTGGCGACCTCAGCGGCATGCTGACGCCTGAGACCTCCGAAGAGGACCGGGTCGCGGCGCTGCGGAGCGCCGCTGCACACGGCCGGCTGGACGTGATCGACCAGCTGATAGCGGCATCCACACCCGTCGACGGCATCGACCGTGACGGATCCACAGCCCTGCACGCGGCGGCCTTCTGGGGGCGAGCTGACAGCGTCGAGCGCCTGCTCGTCCACGGTGCTGACCCCGCACGCCGTGACACACGGTTTGGCAGCACTCCGCTCGGCTGGTGCCAGCACCAGAGCGAGCAAGTCGGCTCCGGGCGCGGGCACGACGAGGTGAAAGAGGTCCTTCGCCCGATCACTCCGAGCGCGTCCTGA